In Fragaria vesca subsp. vesca linkage group LG5, FraVesHawaii_1.0, whole genome shotgun sequence, the genomic stretch ATGAGTGGCAGGTCTGGTTTCTTTTGTTTTCTAGCAAACTAACTACGAAACATCTTAAACAATGACAAGCATGATTTGATCTTTACAGAAAGGAAAAAAAAAAAAAAAGAACAACAACATGATCCAACCATATATACTTTACAAATTCATAAAATACCGATATAATCTCAATATAATCACTCCATCCACTCGTTAAATATTACATTTAACATAAAACGACACCTATAGAGTTAGAAAACAACTCACGATATTAAAAACAGCTCTCCAACAACAATTATCAATCTAGATTATGCCATTGTTTAAGCAATCACCACCAAATCTGAGAGATACTTGTCGACACACACAGTCACGGCGTCACGCGTCCACAGCCAAAGGCCAGCAGTTTCAGATATGGAGCCTTTCTCTGCCCTTTCGGTAGTCACAATCCAAATAATATCCCTACCACCACCAATACATTATTCCTCCAACGGCTCTTTTGCCAGCAAGGAATCCAGGAGCTTCACCCAACTACATAATACACTCATAAAATTACAAAATCACTCTTTTTCTTATTGCAACTAAATACTACTCTCTCTCTCTCTCTCTCTCTCTCTCTCTAGCCGTTGGCTGGCCTATTTATTCAATCCTACTCCATCATCAGTCTCTTCTCTCATAAATTCCTTGCCTTTCACTCCCAAATTATCAACCATATCTCATCTTAATACACACCCATCTCTCCCAAACCCAAAGAAACATCCTCAATACACAACCATATTGCTAGCTCCTATATATATATCTATACCTACTACACATATACTCTCATCTAGCTCATACTTCTTTTGCTTTCTTGTGCCATTTCATTTCTGTCATTTCGATGGCCTGCTGCTTGGCCCTGCCGATTTCCATGTTCAGAAAGAGGTGCACGGGGTCACGGCTAGGCTACAGGCCATTAACAGAAGAAGGGTTTGGCGAGACAGAGAGTCCGGTGACGGTGGTGGTCGGGAAGGAGAAGAGGGAGTTCCTGGTTGACCCTTTTGTGCTGGAAGAGAGCCCTTTTCGGGTTTTGATCGAGACGATGAACAAGAGCAAGGAGAAGGTGAACTTACGTGATCGTCGACCTGTTGTCTATGGCAAGGAGAGGGTGGTTTTTGTGGATGTCGATGCTATTTTGTTTGAGCACATGTTGTGGCTGTTGTATAATGATTGCTCTTCTTTGTTTAAGCTCAATCTCAAAGAGATTATTGACTTCTATGCTCAAGATTATTAGAGGAAGAGACAGAGATCAGAGGTAGCCACATGAAACTGAGGTACCCTGCTCACTGATGATATGAGAGCCCATGCCATCGGCCATAGCTGTAGTTCTTGCTGTAAAGAAAATAATTCACATGAAAGATATATATATTTATACATTACACGTAATAAACTTTTTCACAAAAAAAAACCATAATTTCCATTAGTTTTACTCATGTTCATTACCATCGCTACCCGCTCATTTTAGGATTGTAAAGACTACTATATAGTTACAATCTCATTTTAGGTCAAGGTTACAACTTACAAGCTAGTTTCCCTGAATTTTCAGATTTATTATTTGCTTTTGTCCAAGAAATCTGAAAAGTTGTCTTCTATCCCGCAAATCAGCCAATGCTATCACTACAAAATAATATGCACATATGTTGGTGCACTCTGCATTCCAGAAGCAAGGTATACTCACTACAAAATACTCTTTTACCGCGCATAGTTTACAGCTAGCGTACAAAATTTTACGAAAACTTGCATGCATCTATCCAACTTTTGATGAAATTGTCATTTTCCTAAGTATTCCTGTAACCATTATTCAGAAGAAACGGAGTAAGGTATTTATCATGAATGAAGAAATAGTGTACAAGGCATGAACGGCTAACTACATTACATGAAGAACAACTCATTTGAGTGAAGGAGAATTCTCCTTAAGGTGTGCATGTCCTGTCCAAATGATCGAACGTGTTTTCCTCATCACAGAGAGTTTCCATTCATAAATGACAATGAAGAAATCCAAGATATCTTCACCAACAAAGTCAGGATATTACTTGGTGTTTAGGTAAACAATGAAAATAGCTTGAAAAAGTCAGTTGGATCGGAAACATCGATTTCTTTTATTAATTCTAGATTGACAAAAGTTTATCATATTTCACCATCACCAGCACTGCATATATGTTAGAATTATTGTCACACAATGTTGCCACAATAACGCGTACCATTAGCTTTCTTGTAATCATCTTACTGTATTCATATATGGTTGAAAACTTCCATATAACATATGTCCATTATATATTCGATTGCGTAATTTTCCCCTTTCAGACTGAGAGGGACTCAAATTGGGGTCTAACTGTAGCAGCTAATACATGAACTAAAGAAAGAATTTGGTGAAGTTGGTAGTAAACTTGACCTAAAGGCAAGTAATCAATTACAAATTGTTATATAAAGTACGTCTAATACTGCAAATACAATTTTAGTGCGCCCCTAAATTTGAATCTTGTACTTCTGTGGACTCCATATGAATAGCTTCCAAAACGAATAATAGTCTTTTTGGGGCTTGGAAACGAACTAACAACAACAACAACAAAAAATTGCTTAATTATGTTGTTGTAAAAAACTGGCATCATTAAAGTCATTAGTCATTGGTTAGTCTCTAACATACAGGTCCTATAAACAAGATAATAGGCAGGAAAATTCATAATCATATCTAATAAGCAAATGTTACTTATTATAAATCCATTTTGAACGTACGTAGTAGCTAGCTTTTTTAGC encodes the following:
- the LOC101309055 gene encoding uncharacterized protein LOC101309055 — protein: MACCLALPISMFRKRCTGSRLGYRPLTEEGFGETESPVTVVVGKEKREFLVDPFVLEESPFRVLIETMNKSKEKVNLRDRRPVVYGKERVVFVDVDAILFEHMLWLLYNDCSSLFKLNLKEIIDFYAQDY